A single Drosophila miranda strain MSH22 chromosome XR, D.miranda_PacBio2.1, whole genome shotgun sequence DNA region contains:
- the LOC108165499 gene encoding uncharacterized protein LOC108165499 — protein MSTTLVMGLLFLACTFLYISVCISTSVRSPCPLEESCTQTEGQSSAICGLDEDGNCLRKYPSKCLMDIAACREGRTFTDYSSVYCAMESFLCEQSSTYERWTVFFGYEKD, from the exons ATGAGCACCACCCTGGTGATGGGTCTGCTCTTCCTGG CCTGCACATTCCTCTACATTTCCGTATGCATCTCCACCTCCGTTCGATCCCCCTGCCCGCTGGAGGAGAGCTGCACTCAGACGGAGGGGCAGTCGAGTGCCATTTGCGGCTTGGACGAGGACGGGAACTGCCTTCGAAAGTATCCGTCCAAGTGCCTCATGGACATTGCGGCCTGCCGCGAGGGAAGAA CATTCACGGACTACAGCAGTGTCTACTGCGCCATGGAATCGTTCCTGTGCGAACAGTCATCCACATACGAGAGGTGGACAGTTTTCTTTGGCTACGAAAAGGATTAA